Within the Pygocentrus nattereri isolate fPygNat1 chromosome 28, fPygNat1.pri, whole genome shotgun sequence genome, the region GTCAACACTTAATTTAAAACACAATTTACTACAAAACACCCCTTTGctagaaaaagacagacaaattATACTTTTGTAGCATAGacactatttattatttgccTGCAGTACATATCAGatgcatatttatataaatatatactcaCAAACAGGAGACTCTCACTGTCAGCACACAACACATCCACATACATCTACTGGTCTCTCTCTACACTGTAGAAAGTCTACCATACATTGCATTGTTGGTTTGTTCCATTGGTGGGTGTAATGGCAGTGACGTCCATGAGCATGGTACAGAGAAGGTGAGGTCTGTCTGGCCTCCTCAAAGCTGATGCCAGTCTGAGACTTCCAGTGGGAACCCATACATGCCAACTAAGGCAAGAGACCTCCATGCTGTACAGAGAGGCAAAAGAAAACTGCTTCCTGCAGAGGGGACATAACTGGCTGTTCACGTTGGCCTACTACAGCAGGTATTACCAAGCTGACCCTAGAGCTAAAGCTTATTGCAATTGAAAGGGACAATCtagcaaaactgaaaaacagccactGCTACTCGCCGACTCGCCTTCTACAGCAGCGCACAGTCTCTAGAGCCAGATTTTCCAATTTAAAGACTAGCAAAACCCTGATCTGATTGTTCCTTGAAGGTGTgagacatttttgaaaaactacaagcacTGGACAGGctgtttgaaacattttttttctcctgttaaCTGGCTATCATTACCTGCATTTATTAGCCTTTACATCCGCAGCAATGTTAGCAGTCAGGATTCATTTCATCACTGGCATGTGGAGTTGTAGGACATATGTGTAGCACATGCTGGGTATTATAGTGAGAGAACATCAATGgctgaaaatacaaaaaaaaaaaaaataaaaaaataataataatatcatgaATTCCATCAAACCGACAAGTCGGATGATGcaacactgcactacagaaCAGCACATGacaatgctagttttaggccagaatgccccTTTGAGAATGCCCAGTTAATAAATTATTCTCTATAAGGGAAATATGGCGAGgccattcaaaaaaaaaagaaaataacttaTGCTACTCTTATACTTATGCTCTTATGTTACTTCACAAAACTTAGCTGGCGTTAAGCTGACCACATATGAGAACCCAAGGGTTTCACGAACAAATTCCCTATCATAACCACACAGCCACAAGAAACGTGTTCCAACACAGACGAAACTTGGAAAAAGATTACTTTAATAGCAGCCACttctgtgtttcattttttgttgaCATGTTTGGGTAAGTTCAGAGATGAAGATGGTAACAGGGAGATGGGCAGGATACCACCTCATTATCAAATATCAAGAGCAAAAAAACAGCGCAACAAAAACCAGCAACAAGTTTCCACTTCCTTTAGTCATGAAGATGACTCTGTTTTCCTTTTATAGAACTGATGACAGGGGAGTTACAAAAATGGAGCAACATTTTCAAAGCTCTTCTGTGCTTCACCATCAAATAAGGGAGGGGAAGAAGGAAGGGTCTGTATTTGAACAGCTTACACATAGGCTAAGAGATGTTTCAGATGTATACACAGATTGTTGGCCACTGCACGTCCGTCTCACTCAGGTTTCGGTTCATGCATTGACAACTTTACacctcttctgttttttttgtgttgttttttttgttttgttttgttttaaagagaggcaaaaaagaagaaataggaGACACAGTATGGAGGCAGGCCAAAACAACAACTGCTTTCTCCTGCTGCCCGAGCAAGAGCTGTGCAAGTAATTCAAACTGACTTTGACCTCAAAAAACAATTACTATGAAAAGTCAGATATGCAATTACAGATTTACAGTCTCTACGTTGTCATATTTATGCTTGATGACCTTCCTTTAAAGCATGAGatttgattaaaataaaaattagtcACAAAACAATCTATAAGTAcatcaacaacagcaaaactaCTGTATGTGGTTTAAATATGCAGATAAATGAGGGGGTAAAAGCCTCTGCAAATCAAAGTGTCAAAGTAAATGGTGTGGTAATTGCACACTCATGCATACTTTTTTAATAAGTCATTGTGGTGTATATGTAAGAAAAGGATTAACAAACAGGATGTGTATTAGTCCTGTTATTAGAAAAGGAAGGCAAGTAACTCCCCAGAAGTTTGCCTTTGATGCACACAATAGAATGTACTCAACTACTAATAGGTCACCAACAAATAATCCTTATCCATTATTATccaatattttcatatttacttATAATTAAAACTATTCTTGCATACTTATAGCAGTCAAGACTGTTGCCACGCATTTCATTGCTCCAGTGATCTTTTTAAATAAGATTTGGTTCTGGTAATAAACAAGCTATAACACTACTATTAATTACTCTAATTAATATGAGCACAAGAAAtatgattaaaagaaaatgaagaaaaaagaaaagaaaaaaaaggttctctgATATTTCAGAATGCAATGGCAGCACTAGCTCTGCCACAATGCTTCCAAACCTTCTCACAAGTCATTCATAAGCAACAGCATTCCAGAACAAACCTAAGCAGAAAACTTCCTCCTCTCGAGGGTTTACAGAGCATTCTGTAAGCAACTGGACATTGGcaatttttcttattttggcTCTAGTCTAAATTCATACAGAACATGGTGGACAATACATCATCTCTACCAGTACACCATGATTTTCAGTGTTAATACATGAAGAGCGTTTTATCATTAACAACGGTGGCCAAGcagtatttagttttttttttttttttaatctattgtTTCCTTCACACAGAGTATCCAGGCCAGTTTACCACAATTGGGTTTGTTTGCTGGGTACTAAAAAGAACCGTTTTTTGAAAGAACCGTTCCAAATACAAATGTGGCACATCTCTGGTTAACATCTATAATATAACGGGACGTAAAGAAAACAACTTTAATAAAGCATTAATTTATGCAACCTGAAATGCCATCAAATACAACAATGTATATCACGACTGTCCAgaccaaaataaaatgcattttttctgatttatatttttctacatcactacagctgtgtaaaatgtcatgatagaaatgaaatgaataaaatctcattatatTAACCTACAATAAAACtcaaatgtttttgctttctgcTGAACTGCCTAAATTCTGAAGATCACGTtttttttggatggtaaataaatactttttatttgctgaattaaacatatGGAAAgcagaaacataaaatgtggcttgggTAAAATTTTggcttattttatatttgatgcTTTATGCGTTTATTATTAatgctttatttgtttgttgaaattagcaaataaacaaagtgtgCACCTGATTTTGCAGAAACTAAGTTTGTCCCCTCTAGAGgctgtgttaatttattttcacttcagaaaaatatgcaatatataGCAAACTGTATAGGATTGTTTTTGTTCAGGGTCAGTTCTATTTCAGAGTACCATAAGTAACTGTACATATTATTGTAAACTATTTgtataatgtatttaaatggtGTTATTCAGGTTTAATAACTGCCTGGAGTCTGCAACTAACAGCCATCACCCAGTCTTGAGTATTTTCCCAGGTGATTCTCTGCCAGGCCTTTATTGCAGCCATTTTCACTTCctgcctttttctctctctctctctctactttgcCTTCAGTCTTGTCCTTAGTAAGGGAAATATATGCTCAGTTCAGTGTTCAGGTCAGGTGACTGACTTGGCCAATCAACAATGTCCAACTTTTGGACCAATGAAATAATTCCACAGCTGCATTTTTCAGGTTACTGTCCTACTACAAGATGAAGTGCCATCCAACATGTTCCGAGGCATATGGTCAGAGCTGAACAGTTAAAATACTTCTGTACACTTCAGAAATTCTTTCATCCTGCAGCTGACGTCAGTCACTCTGGTCCAGGGTTAATATTTATCTGCTCAGAAGAGTACGTCTCAAAATTCCACAGGCTTTTTATATGTACTCTTTAATCTAGGCCTTTCTGTTTGAGACATGCTCGTGGTTTGCAACTTGTGGTGACTCCCGCAGATCATGCAGGTGTATTTCATACATCTACAATGTCGTCATCAGTTTTTCCTTATGATTCTTTGGTCGTTCCTTATTTTGGTCTTCAGTGATCTGGCAGATCTTTTGCTACTGGTAAGCTCACTATTGCGTTCTTGCTCAACAATGTACCAAACAGTTGATTCTGACACACCCAATGTTTTCTGTGTCTCCATgtgatttaatgatttttttggcCTGCTTTACTGCCATTGGAAAAACAGCAAGAGACTTCAGATGCAAATGCCACATCTAGAGGCAACTctatatcattatcatcatcttGAGCATGAGTTAATCATGCAGTGAAATGCAGGCCAAAAAACAACTGAGCAGCCAAATGTCCACAATGATTTCTCATCCCCTCAGAGGATGTATAAAAACGGCTGTAATTCCCACATGCTCCAGCTGATATGGTCATACATaacctcaaattaaagctgaatgcACTTTAACCTCACAAAAGCACAGTTACATGTTAAATCCAAGGTGTTCAagagccaaaaaaataaaaactgtctCAATCTCCAATTTCTTACAGAGAACACTGCATATTTAGGATACTCCTAAattaaccaaaaataaaaaaacaaacaaacaaacaaacaaagaaatcataacaaaataaaaacaaacaaacaaaaaaaaaaaaacacttcaggcTAACTGGCATTCAGGCATGTTGATCATGCCCACCAATGGAGAGGTTCTACTTCTATTTTCCCACCACAGCAAGTGGCTGCAGTTGCAGGGTACCCAAAAGGAAAGCTGAAGGCTGGGAGCTGAATGGAATGAGTGGTCACACACGCCTCTGTGTGGACAGGGAGGGGCTTGGTGGGATAAATTGTCTCTGAGAAGTGCAAATTTTACCATTTGTAATTTGTGTGCAAGCGCATTTCAtaatatattcattttcatCTCAGCTGAGAAATCAAATGAGCCCTTAacagaaatgagagaaaaattagagagaaaagaaagaaagagagaaagagagagagcccCACTCCCCACTGCACTACCGACAGAGAAGAGGAGGGAGAACAAGACAAATTGCATTTTCCCCTAAGTctttttttgtactattttctaCTGTTTAATGCCGTCCAGTGTAAGAGTTGCCACAGCAGAATGGTTTGTCGGGATGCTAAAGAAGGACAGTCACTTGTGTGGCTCATGCAGGTTTCCCTGTCCAGCAGGACAACCCAGGAGAGCATCTCAGGTCCTCCAGTATCCCATGGTGCCATGGGTTACTACCCCTTCCAGACTCCTCACTGTGGAACTGTAGAAGGGTTAGTTCCTTGAAAAGAAAAGTGTGAGCTGGGACTgggggctctgtgtgtgtgtgtgtttgtgtgtgtgtgtacacgcaTATGTATGTGTAGGGGTAAGATCAACACAGCCTTCAGTTGGTTTCGTAGGATGAGAGAAGTGCAGCATCCACAGGCTCCATACAGGAAGGGCAGGTGAAGGAGCGCATTAGCCAATCATCGATGCAGTCCATGTGGTAGATGTGCATGCAGGGCAGGAACCGAATGGGATCCCCATATACAAAATCCAGCATACAGATTACACACCTAGAGAGAGTAGAAAACATTATTCAGccagctcaaaaaaaaaaaaaaaaaaaaaaggcccaaGCACTATTCAATATACTAATATGTAATAGTTacgcaaaagtcagagacaactcttcatttatttatattcaagtcaaaacagtcattaagaaCAAATATCAGGGAAAACGGCAGAAGACGTActcaacagattttttttctgcatcattgtgtccaaactttgtcttcattacagcttccattctgttAGGGACACttgctttgagtttttcaaAGACTCTAAAATTTAGTCTTGGTTGCACTGGTTgcactcagtgatgttgaggtctggactctggggtcgTCAATCCACTGTTCTCGGAAAACCAGCaacttctttatttgatttgcaagtattcttattttttctcGATTTCAACTTGCTTATGCAAGGTATCTTACATGTAATCTCAGACATATCGTCTGAAACATTAATAacataatggccattttaactggaaatgaaaaatgaaacttggtgtctgatttttttttttttttttttttttaaacacaggaCTGTACTTTGACTGTTATGTATAATACATATTACATTCAACTTTTCAGTTTGTCATCGTAACActttttaccattttagagGTGTAACAATTAAGGCGGGTACTGAAATTCAATAATTTGGGTACCACCTAAATTACTTCAGTGTTACAGAGAAttgaaaattcagttttattcaacaCCAAATTGAAAGAACTAaccagttttatatatatatatatatatatatatatatatatatatatatatatatatatatatatatatatatatatatatccacttaaagtaaaaaaaaaaatccatataaAAGTCAAGGGATCAGTCCTGGTACTGAAAAATCATGAATAATAATTGGCAGAATGAGTAAtgatatgtatattttatgttcaaTGCCATTTTCGATCCTGAGGTcaagatttgattttttttaaagaagaccCAAAAACTAACCAACAGaaaaattcagatttcttttaatTGTTAAGTGTTCAAAAAGtttctaaaacaaaaacaaaaaaaaaaacccaggcATTAAAATAAGATACTCACTCCCGTATCTTTTTTTCAGTGCCATCACTGCCAGGGTCGAACACCCCTTTTGGCAGGTGCTGGATGAGGCCAATTCTCTGGGCAATGCGCACTTGCTCCTCTTCTGTCAGCTGCGTCGCCAACCGGGCCTGACTCGGGGTGGGATGGTAGATGGGCACAGGGATCTgctcctgaacacacacatgcttacaACATGTGCAACTTTCTTAACACCAAGTGTCAAAGCACAAATCAATGCATATAACGGTCCaataataaaacttttaaaataaaacacttctcCTTAAATAGCCTCAAATCTGTAAACCAATATCAGAACATGAGTAATAAGGTGAGACAGGAAACTGCACTTCAGTAATGAAATGGACTATGGTTATTAGTAAGCATCTTCATATTGCGAGTGGAAAAAATGTGGTCCACTAGGGGGCAATATTTCACCTGAACAGTTTCATTGCAAATGTGGGGAGCTGCTAACatgcacagaaagagagagacacacaaaggAAGAGAGAATGGGTTCCATTGAAATGGATGCCTACTCAGCAGTCTCTAGAGAGATCAGTAGGGGGGGATATGGGTGTGCGGTATGAAGTCATTCAGTACTCCACCATGAGTGCAAACATACCATCTGATACTGTTCATAACGGACTGAGATCACATCATTGCGCATCTAGGTGGTCTGGTGATCTAAAATTTTCATCTATGAAATACTTCTTAACCAGAAATTCTTCAAAGACTGTAGCGCTATTCAATCGATACCCATCCATGgggaaatgaaaacagaaactgGTGAGGTCAGTGGTTTCTAACAGTTCTAAACGAGTTTGGCCCGGATTCGGATTAAACAGTGAATAATTTCTACTCTAATGAGACATAAATCCACTATCTCTCATGCCCCGAAACATTGGCCtctaaaatggtcaaaaaaaggcacttttgtttttttgcaaaaaaatgtattaaaaaaataaggcAAAGCATTCTGACacaataaatgaagaaatattaAAATCCAACACTAACATTTCTGTTATGATGAAAATAGCAAACAGTTACAAAAAAAGGTCTCCGCAGACATATTCAAACagtctgagctgcagcagatcaacagtgaaaatgtcagcCATGTGAAGCTATATCACAGCTCCTAAATGAGACATACAAGAAATTTGTAAATCACTGCTCATGTGGAGAACCAGTAGAGGTTCAAGACCAAAAATGTCTCCATTACAAATCAAATAACACTCTGACAATACTGTTTTGGTGGTTCACCATTCCAAGTTGGTCACAAACCTCAGAAATTGTGTAAAGTGAAAATCCCCTTAAGTTTGCTGAAATAATTTTTTCCATATCGCCCATCCTTACCAGTATCCCTTGTTGCAGGAGGACATTACATCAGAATTGGCTAGCTTTACAATATAGATGCTTCCCTCAAGAAGTCTGGAATAAATTTTGCTACAAAGTGCCACTGTAAATATATGCAGCTGAGGTAGCTGGATGGAAGATTCACAGCCGTGCAGTAAAGCATGTTCCCCCTGTTACATGATCAGCATTCTCTCTGCTCtttgactcacacacacacacacacacacacacacacacacacacacacacacacacacacacacacacacacccctctaaATTTTACCTCTGTAAGCTGactagttttttttcccccacggATGCTGCATACATGCAGGCCTCTAGAGGGTGAGAAGATGTGTGTATACGGTCAGGGTTGTGCTGGGTGATGCAGCACCAGTAGATGACCTCTGGGTCTGGGTGGGCCACATATGACCTCATATCAGCAATCACAGCAGAAGTGAGCTGTGAGATCAGGTCAGCACACAGGCGGGAGATGTAGGTCAGAGCACTGAACGCAGTCCACAACCACGTGCTGCCACGTCAAACCAAACAAGCTAGACTGCCTGCTCAAACGCatcacacacatccacacccaCAACCACTAATAACTCAATTTAATACATGGATATGTAAAAGGAACACTTTGCTCTCAGCAGAAAAGATGACAAATTTGAAGTGCTCTACAGGGCATCAGCAATTTGGGCTGCCACAATTGATCAAAGCAAAAATATTATGCTACATTTACTTTAACTCTACAATCcgctgtaatgttcatatgatacATGTGGCCATTTTGCCATATTGTAATATGCTACAGAAAGCATTGGAGGCAATCTGACTTCTGTTTCACTGaaccataaaaaaagaaatcatgtgTCAAACAGAGAATTTTGTATGATGATGGCCCtatgatggggaaaaaaaactgaaatagtaTAAAATTATATGCATGATGGTCTGCAGCGGAGGAATGTTACTATTAAAGCCAGACCTTAAGTGTGGCACATAAATGCCAAAACTCACAAAAATGAGGGAGGTGGCATCCTCGGCAATAACGCTCTTTCTGGTAGCGCTCCTATGGCACTCTAACATTGTTAGTGAGattcacattaacatttttggCAGTCTTACACTGATTGTGGACAActaaagcttgtaaaagacgtCTGAAGTTTGTACTAGCCCTGGTATAGAGCTGCTTCTGTTGACATATCTAGGACTTTCATAAGGCCCAGAGTGATGGTTTTCCCCTCACAAAACTGGTTGATACCACTGTCTTAATTATGTTAGTTGTTAATCTGACATTTTGGGCCTGAAGTTCAGCCAAAGTGCTAACCTATGAAGAAGATAGCATGGCTCTACGTAGATATCACTTTTTTATCTCACAGAAATCATCAGACCTTTTCTGAAAGCCAAAAACACCATGGGTGTTCCCCTCTGATGGTTTGATTAGCCAATGTAtcaaaaaatatttagtttaaCTGATGCCCtttgatggactggcaacctgtccctggtgtatcctgccttccgcccgatgaccgctgggataagctccggcttagaaaatggatgga harbors:
- the rnf11b gene encoding RING finger protein 11b, producing MGNCLKSPTSDDISLLHESQSDRASFGDGTDPEQEPPPPYQEQIPVPIYHPTPSQARLATQLTEEEQVRIAQRIGLIQHLPKGVFDPGSDGTEKKIRECVICMLDFVYGDPIRFLPCMHIYHMDCIDDWLMRSFTCPSCMEPVDAALLSSYETN